CTTCTTTTGATGTTCCCTCATTGCTGGGTAGAATGTCATTGCTTGGCCTTGGTCGGCTCTATCAACACCTCCCATGGTGTTATTGTAGTCTATCAGTACTTGCGGCTTCATGATTTCTTTCCCACCTTTTGTGCGTACCATAGCAGTGGAGGTATTATGAACTGTACTCAATAGGCACACATCTTTCCTGTCACGCCATCGCAGTGCCATCATTTTGCCTTTCTGCCAGGCAACCATTTCTCCAGTCTTCAGCTTCTTATTGCCAAACATTGGCGGCATGTTGCGCCAGTTAGCCCTAGCGGTTCCATAGGCATCAGTTTTGTTTTGTAGAAGAAACTCATAAAGTTCAGGAGACGTATAGAAGTTGTGCGTTGTTACGCAATAGCCCTGATTTAGCAATGGCTCAATGAGTGAAAGAACGGAAGATGTTGCCATTCCATAGCTGCTGTATTTTGGATTGAATTTTGTTCCTTTCCCAGTGTATAGGACTGAATTCCAAATGTAGCCAGTTGACGATTCTCATAGCATGTAGGATTTTACACCAAATTGTGCTCTCTTTGATGCAATGTATTGTACCCAGCTGTGCCTTTCCTTGTAGGCCATTAGATTTTCATCTATGCTGATATCTCTTTCTGGCACATAACTCTGTTGAAAATTCTTTAGAATCATTTGAGATACTTCCCAAATTTTCTTGAGTTTTGGTGCAGGATGAGTAGTTTCATCAAATTCTTCATTGTTTTCAAAGTGTAAATATTTCATGATCAGGGAAAATCTGTACTCTGACATGACCGTGCCAAAAAATGGAGTGGCAAGTAATTTATTAGTTGTCCAATACCACTTCTggaggggtttccccaccactccctgaagTATTATTAGGCCCAGAAATTTCCAAATGTCATCtttggtcactggttcccacttcCTGCCTCTTGTAAACTTCTGATGCGTAGGAGACGATTGTTGCTCTTGGTATCGGTTTGTTTCAGTAACTATTTTTTCAATAACCTCATCGGTCAGAAATAGTTGCAAGTATGCCAAGGGGTTGTCATCTTCAACGTCTACTTTCATACCAGATACTCCAGTAAATGGGAATCTTGGGGGCGCTGCATGATCCGTACCACAGTCAATAGAGCACCAAGTTCGCACATCATTGAGCTCAGTCGCAGAATCGTTTCTGTCGTCACTTTCATCgtctgatgatgaatttccccacgaatcactatcgctcaattcttcaAATGATTGTAATTCACTATCGCTGTTTTCAAGCTGATCTAAAACCGTTTTTGACCTACAGGGGCGCTTTTTGGATGCCATGGACGTTCTCAAGTTTCCTGGCAGAAAGAATAGTAAAAGTTcaggcagggcactggacaaagcactgggGAGAAAACTGATGtaaaattatttgatacagtaatatAATCCTAACAGATTACAATGTATTATGTGTGTGTTATGTTTTGAATTTGCCAAAGGTTCCGCCCCCATGCATTACAACACTCTGGATTATACCGCAATATCCAGGTACAGGTACTTACCTTGTACCTAGGATCCCGCAATGTACTCCCACTGTATCCTCCGCCCGATTTGTCTGTGTTCCGGGTTCCCTTCCCTGCGAGTGTTGTAACGCATGGGGGCGGAACCA
The sequence above is drawn from the Rana temporaria chromosome 4, aRanTem1.1, whole genome shotgun sequence genome and encodes:
- the LOC120935824 gene encoding piggyBac transposable element-derived protein 4-like; this translates as MASKKRPCRSKTVLDQLENSDSELQSFEELSDSDSWGNSSSDDESDDRNDSATELNDVRTWCSIDCGTDHAAPPRFPFTGVSGMKVDVEDDNPLAYLQLFLTDEVIEKIVTETNRYQEQQSSPTHQKFTRGRKWEPVTKDDIWKFLGLIILQGVVGKPLQKWYWTTNKLLATPFFGTVMSEYRFSLIMKYLHFENNEEFDETTHPAPKLKKIWEVSQMILKNFQQSYVPERDISIDENLMAYKERHSWVQYIASKRAQFGVKSYML